GAAAAATCTTCTGGTTTTATCTTTAAAACCATCATAGATCCCTTCGCTGGCAAACTCTCTTATGGAAGGGTATTTGCTGGTTCTTTCTTCTCAGACAACACAATCTTTACGTCTAATGGAAAGGAAGAAAAATACACACAAATTTTTGTCCCAAGAGGAGATGGATTACAGCAAGTAAAAGAAGTTAAAGAAGGAGAGGTTATCGTTTTTGCCAAGGTTGACGGTTTATATACAGGGATCACTTTTTCCAAAAATCCTAAGTTTAAACCTATTGCTTTACCAGAACTTCCTTCTCCTATGATTACTATGGCTATCCATCCAGAAACCAGAGCTGACGAAGATAAAATAAGTGGGGCTTTGGTAAAAATAAAAGAAGAAGACCCCTCTATAATCTTTACCAGAGATGAAGAAACTAAAGAACTTCTTATCTCCGGGTTAGGAGTATTACACATAGAAAAAACCATAGAAAAATTAAGAGAAAAGTTTGGAGTAAAGGTAAAACTCTCTACCCCTAAGATTCCTTATAGAGAAACCATCAAAAAAGCGGTACATGGAGTTATTTACCGACATAAAAAACAAAGCGGAGGTAGAGGACAGTTCGCTGAGGTACATTTTAATATTTTTCCATTAGAAAGGGGTAAAGGTTTTGAATTTTTAGAAACTCTTACCGGTATGAACGTTCCGAGAAACTATGTTCCGGCAGTAGAAAAAGGAGTAAGAGAAGCTATGGAAAGAGGTCCTTTAGCAGGATTCCCTGTGGTTGACGTGAAGGTACAATTTTACGACGGAAAGTCTCATGAAGTAGACTCTTCTGACCTTGCTTTTAAGATAGCTGCTATACACTGTTTTAGGAAAGGTGTAGAGCAAGCTAACCCTGTACTTTTAGAGCCCTATGTAGAAATGGAGATATATGTTCCAGATGAAACTGTAGGAGATGTAGTAGGAGACCTAAACTCAAGAAGAGGTAGGGTTTTAGGGATTGAAAAAGATAAAAAGATGACTAAAATATCTGCGGTGGTTCCTATGGCAGAGGTTCAAAATTATGTAGTATCTTTGCAAGGGTTTACAGGAGGAAGAGGGTATTTTATCTCCAGATTTTCTCATTACGAAGAAGCCCCACCTTTTG
Above is a genomic segment from Thermodesulfobacterium commune DSM 2178 containing:
- a CDS encoding elongation factor G, with the translated sequence MGVPKVLTILGQTDAGKAKLSEALCKVCGETIKGQKKESNFYLKIYGFNYKDTPFYLLTTPGDENFLGEVKWALKVSDAAILVVDSSNPIKYQTIRVFEMAKEMGVPLFIFINKIDEEKSNFGQTICDLQDNLEILQVPVVYIFEGQPNNLLVDLVEDKAILEKGNKIEYIDYPENVKHRVSTLRENLIETAAEGKDELIEKYLDTGSLTKEEILEGLKLGLANNKIALIFAGAAKPGIGVSVFLEYLYHFVPSYELVRTRIEADEKSSGFIFKTIIDPFAGKLSYGRVFAGSFFSDNTIFTSNGKEEKYTQIFVPRGDGLQQVKEVKEGEVIVFAKVDGLYTGITFSKNPKFKPIALPELPSPMITMAIHPETRADEDKISGALVKIKEEDPSIIFTRDEETKELLISGLGVLHIEKTIEKLREKFGVKVKLSTPKIPYRETIKKAVHGVIYRHKKQSGGRGQFAEVHFNIFPLERGKGFEFLETLTGMNVPRNYVPAVEKGVREAMERGPLAGFPVVDVKVQFYDGKSHEVDSSDLAFKIAAIHCFRKGVEQANPVLLEPYVEMEIYVPDETVGDVVGDLNSRRGRVLGIEKDKKMTKISAVVPMAEVQNYVVSLQGFTGGRGYFISRFSHYEEAPPFVAEKVIAERKSQMEAAKEE